AGACAGAAGGATAAAAAGGTGGGCTATAAAATAGAACGATCATCGGTGAGTCTTCACTCAAAAGTGCGGCTAATTCAGCCACTAATTTCGTCGAAAAATCACGATCTCCTAGTTCTCCCCTATTAGAAGCCACATAATCCAGTCTTCTAAACACCTCTTGCTCCCCGAACCGTTCAATGGCCTTTTCAAGAAGCTGTTCATACGTAAAAACATTCACTTTATGTGCCAAAGGTTCAAATGGTACCATTTCTGAATAGGCAATCGCCCTTTTCTTTAAATGCTCTTCTATTTCTTTAGCTGCTTCTTGGGCGACACTTAATAGTTGCTTATGTATTTGACTAAATGGCCGATCCATCGTGAAGATATTAAACATAGAAACCGATTCATGAGGCGTTTGAACCGAGTACTCTTCCTTTAAATCTTTTTGCATTAAATTCGTTGGAGGGGGGGTCACTTCTCCTTCAGCCTTTTCACAAAATGAAGGGTTCAACTCCATCTTCTCATTTATTTTAGAAACCATAAAATTGGGATTAAATCCAGAAAAAGGCTCACCAACATGAGCTTCAATTCCTTTGCAGAAGAAACCAGACAGTAATTTACCAATCGAACCTGTATAAACGTAGCGATCTTCATCATTCGGTACTTTCGCAAACATCGGTTCAGAATTAACACACGCTTGATAGGTTAAAGCATGTTTTTTTGCCAACTCATTTAGAGCAGGAACAGCTGCTAACATTCCCTCAGAGTTAACTTCCTCGTCCGGAACAGTCAAAAGCAATACATTGCCGTCAAACTCACCTTTCATTGCCCGTTCTAACATTGATAATTGAACCGTCAAACCCGCTTTCATATCCATAATGCCCCGACCAAACAGCCACTCCCCGTGTTCCATATCTTGGACAACTTGCAGAGGAAGTCGATCCTTTTGTTGCGTAAGCTCATGGGTCAATTGTTCAGGTTGAAAAGCTAAAGGCTTTAAATATCCATAATCCTGCACATCAACTACGTCAAAATGACTTAATAAAATAACGGTTTTTGATACATTCGGCTTTTTGACAAGTGCGGTTAAAACCGCCCGTCCATCTCTTAAAGGGTGTAAGTTTAGGAACTCTTCATTTTTTTTAAAATAGGGAAACTTTTTCAACCTATAAAATAGTTGCTCGCTAAAGCTTGCTTCCCCTTCTGTTAAAGTCACTGTGGGATGTTCGACAAGTGTACATAATAGTTCTTTTAATTGTTGCTTCGTTTGCCATTGCACGTTAAAAACCCCCTTCTAGTATCCTTCTGAGATATACCATAATTATACTATACCACCACCACTAGTTCATCCTCACCTTGAAAATTCACAAGCATTATTGTATTTTTGAAATCATATTTTTTGACCATAAAAATAAAACGGATCATACTGTTATATATTAGTGCGTGTTCAAAAAGTAGGGGGAAAAGGGTCGAGAAGAACGAGGCGACTAGTTAAAGGGTCACAGGCTAAGAACAACCACTTCCTGTGGTGAACGCCTGTACTAGCACATCGTGTGCGTCGGAGGAGTGGAATAGCGAGACAACAAAGTTATTCGACAGCAATTTTTCATGACTTTTTGAACAATATTAAAAATTGGAGGTCATTATTTATGAATGAAGGTGTTTTTTCTCCATATACGATTAAAGGGGTTACATTAAAAAACAGAATCGTCATGTCCCCAATGTGTATGTATTCTTCTACCGATGAAAATGGCAAATTACAGGCGTTTCATTGGACACATTACATAAGCAGAGCTGTCGGGGGTGTAGGGTTAGTCATGCTAGAAGCAACGGCCATTTCTCCAGAAGGAAGAATTTCTTCCCAAGACCTTGGAATTTGGAATGATGAACATGTCGAAGACTTAAAAATGCTTGTGGCAGAGATGCAAACCTATGGTACAAAAACAGCCATTCAATTGGCTCATGCTGGTCGTAAAGCAACCGTTGATGGAAAGATACTTGCCCCATCTGCGATTGCATTTAATGAAAATTTCTCTATACCAAATGAAATGACTTATGAGGATATTAAACAAACCATAGAAGCCTTTCAAAACGCTGCCTCACGAGCAAAACAAGCAAGCTTTGATATTATTGAGTTACATGGAGCTCATGGGTATTTAATTAATGAATTTTTATCTCCTTTAACGAATAAACGCGAGGATATTTATGGAGGAAATCAAGTAAACCGCTATCGTTTTTTAAAAGACATCATTGATGCTGTGAAGGAAGTTTGGGACGGAGCTTTATTTGTAAGAATATCAGCCAATGATTATCAAAAAGAGGGATTAACGGTCAATGACTATATAACATATTGTAAGTGGATGAAGGAACAAGGTGTAGATTTAATAGATGTTAGCTCAGGTGGAGTTGTACCTGCCTCAATTGATGTTTATCCAGGATACCAAATCGATTATGGTGAAAAAATTCGTCAGCATGTGAAAGTGGCAACAGGGGCAGTTGGCATGATTACCAGCGGTCTACAAGCAGAAGAAATCATTCGTAATGAAAGAGCAGATTTAGTATTCATTGGTCGAGCGTTATTAAAAAACCCTTATTTACCAAAGGTATTTGCAGATGAGTTAGATGTTCCAATTGACCCCCCTAAACAATATTCACGAGGGTGGTAAAAGAAAGGGTAGGCAAAACTTTTAAGTCTTTTGCCTACTTGTTTTTAATTTATGAACAAGGCGCGCTCAATTTGTTTTCGATGATGTAGATCATGTTTTATATGTCCTTCAAAGTATTCATGAAGAAGAAAAGTTGATTGACCAATGCTTATCCCACTGCCCCTCATCAATCGATTCCATCCTTTTGAGTAGCTCTTGTCTTGTGTGAACAAACTTTTTGATCATATCATCTTGTTCCATATTTCTTCCTTCGATTGCTGCTTTTCTATTAAACTCTTCTACTTCAGGTCCTAAAGGAAACAATTCTTCTGAAAAAAAATACGGAATACGTTTTTCCATGATAAAACGATCCCAAGCCTGTAGGTGACTAATGATTTCAGCACTACTCCACTTTTCTTTTTCAATAGGATTAACCCATAAATCTGAACCAAATCTATTTAAAGATTTCACCCAATCAATCATCCTATTATGATGTTCGACTAGCTGTTTCTTTATCGAGTTCAACATTAACACGCACTCTTAATTAAATAGAATTATACTAGACTATTAATTTTATAATACCTTTGTCATAAATACACTATTTTCATCCTCTATATAATCATCAAAAGGCTTGCAATAGTGAAACCCAAAACTTATATAGAGAGTTCTAGCTGGTTCAAAAGCTTCCATGGATCCTGTCTCCAAACTTAATCTTTTATAGCCACGCCGTCTAGCTTCATCCATAATGTGTTGAAGAACTAATTTTGCAACACCTTTTCTTAAATGTTGTGATGAAGTTCGCATAGACTTTACCTCTCCATGCTCCTTATCAAGTTCTTTAAGTGCTCCGCATCCTAACAATTCATCATGCTCCCACACACTCCAAAACGTTATTTCCTGTTTTTTCAATTCATCAAGATCCAGTGCATGAATACTTTCCAGCGGAGAATGTTGTTTCATTCCATCCATATGTTCCTCTAATAATATCGCCACGGCATTTCCACTTAAATCATCTATTTTAATTTCCAATATCATCAACCCTTTAAAGTTCAATTTGTTCTCTTAGAACATCAATTTCAACCAAGTCGTTGGCTATATATGTATTCGAGAAAGTTTTTTTCGCTTCCTGCAACAACGATTGAATTTGTAGAGACGACTGGTAGCGAGAACTTATATGTGTAAGCCAAAGACAACCCACATTTGCTCGCTTGGCAACTTGAGCAGCTTGCTTGGTAGTCGAATGAAAGTAATTAAAAGCTAGTTTTTCTTCTTTTTCACTAAAAGTTGCTTCATGAATAAGAACATCCGCATCCTTCGCCAACTCCATACTGGCTTGACAAAAACGCGTATCACCTAAAACCGTAACAATACGACCTTTTTTAGCCTCGCCTATATAATCTTGACCATTAATAATCCGGCCATCTTCCAACACCACTTTCTCTCCATCTTTCAATTGACTATAAATGGGGCCTGGTTGAATTCCTTCATTAATCAATTTGTCTACTTGCAATTTACCTGGTAAGTCCTTCTCAATAACACGATACCCGTATGAAGGAATGCCATGCTCAAGCAACTCTACTTGAACTTCAAACGTATCATCTTCAAAAATAATGCCTGTCTCCTCAATTTCTACAATTTGTAGTGGGTATTTTAAATACGTTGTACTTACAGAAAGACTTGTTTCCACAAATTCTTTTATTCCCTTTGGTCCATATATAGTTAGTAATTCTTCTCCTCCTTGAAATGAACGACTTCCCAATAATCCAGGTAACCCAAATATATGATCACCATGCAAATGGGTAATAAAGATTTTTTCTATTTTTCTCGGTTTTATTTTCGTATGCAAAATTTGATGTTGCGTCGCTTCTCCGCAGTCAAACAACCATATTTGGTTTCTTTCTTCTAATAGCATTAGAGCTATAGATGAAACATTCCGTTCTTTCGCAGGTATCCCTGCCCCCGTACCTAAAAACTGAATCTCCAATCAATTTTCCTCCTAAGAACTGTTCGTTTTAGTCATAGCATATCACGAACCGATCATGATAGGAATAAACATCGTTCCTCCAGCTTGTATGGTCATAAGCTGTAACGACTCATTCGTCTTAAATATTTGCTTTCACCCGTAATAAACATTAAAATTGTTTAAGTATAATAGGTCAAAACGAGGTAACTTACTACTACTTTATTACATATAACGCATTAAAAAAGTGAGGTATTCTAGTGGAAACAACAACATATCCTAAAGCAGTCATTGTGATCTTCGGAGCGACTGGTGACTTAGCGAAACGAAAGTTATATCCATCTATTCATCGGCTTTTCAATAACAACCAAATTGGTGATGAGTTTGCTGTTATCGGTGTCGCTAGAAGGCCTTGGACAAATGACCTTTTTCGAGAGAAAGTGAAAGAATCTATTCAAACCCCTATTACTACAGATGAAGAAATTGATTCGTTTACAAGTCATTTTTACTATCATCCTTTTGATGTGACAGATAAAAGTTCCTTTCAAGATTTAATGAGCTTAATGAACGACTTAGATGGACAGTATCGAACAGAAGGAAATCGGATGTTTTACTTAGCCATGGCGCCTGAATTTTTCGGAACAATCGCGCAAAACATTCAAGAATATGGATTGAAAGAGACAAATGGTTGGACTAGACTCGTCATTGAAAAACCATTTGGCCATAATTTTGAATCTGCTAAGAAGTTAAATGATGAATTAAGAGAAGCATTTGATGAAAAACAAATATATCGAATTGATCATTACTTAGGAAAGGAAATGGTACAAAACATAGAGGTTATTCGATTTGCTAACGCCATTTTTGAACATCTTTGGAACAACCGCTTTATATCCAATATACAAATCACATCTAGTGAATTATTAGGAGTGGAAGACCGAGGGAAATACTATGAAAGTTCAGGAGCCCTTCGCGATATGGTACAAAACCATATGTTGCAAATGGTCGCGTTACTTGCAATGGAGCCTCCTATTAAATTAACAACTGACGAAGTTCGTTCTGAAAAAGTAAAAGCTTTACGTTCTATCCGTCCTCTTACCAAACAGTCTACTTTTGACCATTTTGTTCGAGGGCAATATGGCAAGGGAGAAATAGAAGAAGAACACGTAGATGGGTATCGTGAAGATCCCAATGTTGACTCAGAATCGAATACGGAAACGTTTGTAGCAGGAAAGATCATGATTGATAACTATCGCTGGGCAGGCGTCCCTTTTTATATTCGAACAGGAAAAAGAATGAAAGAAAAATTAACAAAGATCGTGGTCGAGTTTAAAGACTTACCGATGAATTTATATAACAATGGTTCAGGAAAGAAACAAACAAACTTGCTGGTTATACATATACAACCTGATGAGGGGATCACCTTACATTTAAATGCCAAACAATCTGATGGAACAAGAACTATTATTCCCATTCAACTTGATTACTGTAACAATTGCATCAATGGCATTAATACACCGGAAGCTTATGAAAAATTAATTTATGATTGCATGAACGGAGATGCAACGAACTTCACCCATTGGGATGAAGTTGCTCTTTCTTGGCAATTTGTTGATACCATCTCAAAAGCTTGGGAGAGCCAAAAGGCCGAATTTCCAAACTATACGTCAGGTTCCATGGGACCTGACGACGCTGATAAACTTTTAGAAAAAGACGGATTTAACTGGTGGTAATAAGCAAAGCGCATGCGCCTTGCTCAGCCACGACAAGCATAAGGCACGGAGAAAAGAAAGATGTTCTTTATCTTTTGTTCTACGTGACTTATGACCTCGAGTGGCTAGGTGCTGGAGCTAGACAGCAATGTTAGCACATTCTTATAAAGCACAAAGTTTATACATTCTTATCTTTTAAGAAAGGCTGATGCCCTTTGCTCACATCCGACAAGCATAAGACGCGTATAAAATGAAGGTGTTCTTTACCTTCATGCATACGTGGCTTATGACCTCGAGGATGTAAGGGCGTCAGCTGGACAATAAGAAAAGCGCAAGCGCCCGTCTAGCGACGCAGGTGCTTATAGACCCCCGCATGAGATAATGGAACATCAACTAAAGACGCCCACGTCCTGTGGGCAACGTTGATGCTAGCACTTCCTGTGCGTCGAAAGCGCTACCCGCCGCTGGGCGCTGGAGCTAGACAAAAATAAAAGCACCATCCAAATAAGGACAGATTTTTATACTTTCTTACTCTATAAGAAAAGCGCAAGCGCCCGTCTATATTTATCAAAACGTATAAAAAATACAGGAGGAGAAAACTCATGAAATTTTACGATGTAACAACTCCTATTTATCAAGGAATGACTGTTTATAAAAACAAACCAGAAAAACAACCAATCATCAAAACAACTACAAATGAGCATGTAACCGAGTCTCGCATCGATATGGATTTACACACAGGAACACATGTTGACGCTCCTCTTCATATGATCAATGATGGGGATACAATGGAAACCATCCAAATTAAAGAGCTAGTCAGACCTGTTAAAGTGTTTGACGTGACACATGTTGAAGATCGGATCAAGAAATCAGATGTGGCGGGCTTAAATATTGAGAAAGATGATTTCATTTTATTTAAAACAAAAAATTCATTTGAAGATTCATTCAACTTTGACTTTATATTTGTTGCTGAAGATTTAGCCAAGTACTTGGCTGAGATTGGCATTAAAGGTGTTGGAGTTGACGGACTCGGAATAGAAAGAAGTCAGCCTGGCCATCCTACTCATCGCACATTATTTGATGAAAAAATTATCGTCATGGAAGGTCTTCGATTAAAAGACATAACAGAGGGTGAGTATTTTATGGTTGCTTCTCCACTTCCTATTAAAGGAGTAGATGCATCACCAGCCCGCGTATTATTATTCGAGGACAACCTATCTGGATAGCCTAAACCCTTATAAAGAGGATTCCATATTAGTAGAAAGTTTTGCTTTCAAACTAAAAAACGCCCCTAATCAAAATAACTGATTAGGGGCGTTTCTATTACTTTTTTATTTCTCCATCCAGTCAGTATGGAAAATTCCTTCTTTATCCACTCGTTGATACGTATGCGCACCAAAGTAATCACGCTGTGCTTGTAGAAGGTTCGCTGGCAACCTTTCTGAACGATAGCTATCATAATAAGCAAGCGCGGAAGAGAACGTTGGAACTGGGATTCCATTGTTAATTGCAAGAGCAATTACCTCTCGAAGAGCTCCTTGATAGTTTTCAACGATCTCTTTGAAATATGGGTCAAATAAAAGATTAGCAAGCTTTGGATCTAAATCATATGCTTCTTTTATCTTTTGTAGGAAGGCCGCTCGAATGATGCATCCCCCTCGGAAAATCATCGCAATTTCACCGTATTGAAGATTCCAGTCATACTCCTCTGAAGCTGCTCTCATTTGCGCGAAGCCTTGTGCGTAAGAAAGAATTTTACTCATATAAAGAGCTTTTCTAATGGCCTCGATAAGCTCTTTTTTATCGCCTGTAAAGTTTTGAATTGCGGGTCCAGATAGCGTTTGACTTGCTTTTACACGCTCTTCCTTCATCGCTGAAATAAAACGCGCAAAAACCGATTCAGTAATTACAGGGAGAGGAACACCTAAATCAAGTGAGCTTTGACTCGTCCATTTCCCTGTCCCTTTTTGTCCTGCCGTATCTAAAATCACATCCACTAAAGGTTTGCCAGTCTCTTCATCCATTTTTGTGAAGATATCAGCTGTGATCTCGATTAAATAACTATCAAGTTCTCCATTATTCCACTCTGCAAAGACTTCATGAAGTTCTTGTGCATTTAGGCCTAGAACATGTTTTAAAATCGAGTAAGCTTCACATATAAGCTGCATATCCCCATACTCTATACCATTATGTACCATTTTTACATAATGACCTGCTCCATCAGGTCCGATGTAGGTCGTACATGCTTCTCCGTCCACCTTTGCAGAAATGGCTTCTAAAATAGGCTTTACTAACTCATGAGCTTCTTTTTGCCCACCCGGCATAATTGAAGGCCCTTTAAGAGCTCCTTCCTCACCACCAGAAACACCGGTTCCTATGAAATGGATTCCACTCTCGGCTAATTGCTTATTTCGACGTTGAGTATCTTTAAAGAAAGTATTTCCACCGTCAATTAAAATATCGCCTTTATCAAGATGAGGCAATAATGACTCAATCGTCGCGTCTGTCGGTTTTCCTGCCTTAACCATTAATAAAATTTTTCGAGGTTTTTCCAGTGAAGCGACAAATTCTTCAATACTATATGTACCAACGACCTTTTTCCCTTCTGCTTCTTGTAAAAATTGTTCCGTTTTTTCTGGAGAACGATTAAAAACAGAAACAGAATATCCACGACTTTCTATGTTAAGAGCCAAATTTTTGCCCATAACTGCAAGTCCAACTACTCCAATATGTTGATTTGACATCCTTTTACGTCCCTTCTAGTTCAACTTGTACAATCTTGAAAATACCATATATAAATAAGGTTTATCAAGTTATAGATTTCGAATTCATTGCAAGAAGAGGGGAAAATGTTTCTGAATAAAAGAAACGAACGCTTAGTCTCGCAAAAAATCTTTGTTAAAACTAGTCTCTCCCTGTTCTTCTTCTTTTATCTTTAACCCTTTTTTAATAATACTTTTTCCATATTTCGTTTGAAGTTCATTCATCACATTGATAATAGGCTCGTCTTTTACATCCTTTTCGAACGTGAAAAGATCCAGTTGCTTCATAGCAGCGCTCTCATCAACTAACTCTTGACCCGTAATTCCTAAGAGTCTGATCGGTTTTTCATTCCAATGTTGATGAAACAGCCTCATGGATTGAGCAAAAATCTCTTCTTTCCCAGCTAGCGGATTTTCAAGAGAATAGCTTCTAGTAATGGTTTTTCGATCAGCATACCGTATGGTAATTGAGATTTTCTCCATCATCAACTCTTTCTTTGTTAATCTACTACTTACTGAATGGGCTAGTTTACGAAAGGTTTGTTCTATAAGTCCCATATCCACTGTATCATTAGAAATCGTCGTAGAGTTGCCTACACTTTTAATATCATATATGGCAGAGGGATCGACCTCTCGGTTATCAATGCCCATCGCTCTTTCTTGCAAACGAATTCCATTGATCCCAAGAAACTGTCTTAATGAATCTTTGTTTGCTTTAACCAAATCGTCAATGGTGTATACTTCAATTTGATTTAATTTTTCTGTTGATTTCTTTCCGACACCATGCATTTCTTCAATTGGAAGTGGCCACAATCTTTCTTTTAATTGTCTTTTTCGTAACACAGTAATTCCTAAAGGTTTTTTCATGTTTGAAGCCATTTTAGCCAAAAATTTATTAGGAGCAATACCAATACTACAAGGGAGTAAAAGCTCGTTATATAATTGATCTTGTATATTTTGGGCAATTGTTAGAGGATGTTCTGGAACTTGAGAAACATCTAGATAACCTTCATCAATTGAAACAGGTTCTACCGTTTGGGTGTATGTTTTTAACACTTGAAATATTTCAGATGAGGCCTGTCTATAGAGGTCAAAATTAGGCTTAACCACAATCATATTGGGACATAATTTCCTTGCTTGCCACAATGGCATCGCCGCTCTAACCCCATGCTTTCTTGCCTCATAGCTACACGTCACAACAATTCCCTTTCTTTCTTTAGGGTTTCCCGCTACAGCTAAAGGTTTACCACGCAAATCACAGTTATGCGCCATTTCTACAGAGGCATAAAAACTGTTCATATCGACATGAAAAATCACTTTCCCGTTTGCTCGTTCCATTATGTTTCATCCCTTTAATTTATAGTGACCTCTAACAACTGTTCCTTCACCTCTGCAAAATGAGGAAGGCTGTCTACAAGATTTGAAACATTTAAATGAGTGATTAAACTATCATCATGTAAGATGATATCCGTAAAATAGGGAACAGACTGAAAAAGGTTTTTATTTAAAGGCTTAACCATATCATTTGTAACCGAAATGATATCCCTCGTTTCCTCAACGAGTAATCCGATCAATTCATGTTGATTCATTTTCGAAACAATGATTTTTTGATTTGCATCGTCAATTTTTTCTTTGTTAAAAACAACATTGATATCAATAACAGGTACAACCTCATTTCTCATATTTGTAATACCACGTATGAATGATGGAAAATTGGCCCCAGAAACGACTTGCAAGCTGTTCTCAATCGTCACAATATCATCAATGGATAACGCATACTTCTCATCACCCGAAAAAAACACAATCGCTTTTTCCATAAGATTCATCCCCTTTTTGTAAAAGAGTAGGGGCTCATAAAGCCCCAGTTCAACACTACCCGTTAGCCACTTCTTCTATAATCGCAACGACATATTCAGCTGCTTTCACTAATTCCTTAGTAGGCATTTTTTCATTGGTTGTATGTATTTCTTCATATCCAACAGAGAGGTTTACAGTTGGGATATCGAATCCTGCGATAATATTCGCATCGCTTCCTCCTCCTGATGTTAATAAATTCGATTTACGACCAATTTTTTCAGCTGCTCTTTTTGCCACCTCGACTACATGATCTCCATCACCAAATTTAAACCCTGGATACATAACAATCACGTCAACATCTGCTTTGCCTCCCATTTCTGTTGCAACATCTTCAAAGGCTTTTTTCATTTTATTTGCTTGTTCTTCCATTTTCTCTTTCACTAAAGAACGGGCCTCCGCTAAAATTTCCACATGGTCACAAACAATGTTCGTTTGTGAGCCTCCCTCGAACCTGCCAATGTTAGCCGTGGTTTCATCATCTATTCTACCTAACGGCATTTTGGAAATCGCTTTTGCTGCCATTGTAATAGCCGATACACCTTTTTCAGGAGCAACTCCAGCGTGAGCGGTTTTCCCATGAATAACAGCTTTAATCTTTGCTTGTGTTGGAGCCGCGACGATAATATTGCCTACTTCTCCATCACTATCTAAAGCATATCCGAACTTAGCAGTTACAAATTTAGAATCTAACGCTTTCGCACCAACTAAACCTGATTCTTCACCTACGGTAATAATAAACTCTATTTTCCCATGCTTTATGTTTTGCTCTTTTAACACTTTGATTGCTTCAAGCATGGCTGCAAGACCTGTTTTATCGTCTGCTCCTAAAATGGTGGTACCATCTGTTACAATGTATCCATCTTTAATAGAAGGTTTAACTCCATTTCCAGGAACAACTGTATCCATATGTGAGGTGAAGTAAATAGGGTCTACTCCTTCTTTTGTTGCTTCTAACGTACAAATTAAATTCCCTGCGCCATGACCGGTTTCATCCATTGTATTGTCTTCCACAACTTTTACTCCAAGAGCCGTAAATTTTTCTTTCAATACTTTGGCAATTTTCGCTTCATGTTTTGTCTCAGAATCGACTTGGACTAATTCAAGAAATTCATCCACTATTCGTTGTTCGTTAATCAAAATCATTTCCTCCTTGTATAAATAACGTACTTTTTTATGTAATATTAAAAGATTAACTTTAACTTAATCAGTATATCATTTTCCATTGATTAATTCATAATACTCGAGAAGAGGAATAGTAAAATCACCCCACAATAATGTGAAGTGATTTTATGTTTATAAAGGGATATTCCCATGTTTCTTAGCTGGACGAGTCTCTTTTTTTGTTTTCAACATTTCTAGTGCCTGAATCAGTTTAATTCTTGTTTCTCTTGGATCAATAATATCATCGACAATTCCTTGGCTTGCGGCAACGTAAGGATTAGCAAACTTCTCTCTATATTCTTTTATCTTTTCTGCTCTCGTTTGTTGAGGGTTATCACTACGATTTATTTCTTTTGAAAAGATAATATTTGCTGCTCCTTCAGGTCCCATAACAGCAATTTCTGCATTCGGCCAGGCGTATACCATATCGGCACCTATTGAACGAGAATTCAATGCTACATATGCCCCACCGTACGCCTTACGCAAAATGACTGTGATCTTAGGTACCGTTGCTTCGGAATAAGCGTATAAGATTTTCGCACCATGTCTAATGATTCCACCATGCTCCTGGTTTACTCCTGGGAAGAACCCAGTCACATCTTCAAAAGTAACAATAGGAATGTTAAATGAATCACAAAAGCGGATAAACCTAGCTGCTTTATCAGAAGAGTTAATATCCAGCCCTCCTGCCATATATTTTGGCTGGTTGCAAACAAGCCCCACTACTTGGCCATTAATTCTAGCGAAACCAACTACAATGTTTTTGGCAAACGATTGTTGCACTTCAAAGAACGATCCTTCATCGGTTACCTGGTCAATAACGTGTCTGACATCGTATGGTCTGATTGCTTCAAAAGGAACGACATCTGCTAAATCAGGCAAATAATCATCTCTTTCTTCGATATCCACAACTTCAGGGTGTTTCTCGTTACTTTGAGGTAAATAACTTAATAATTGACGTACTTGTTTTAAAACTTCCTCCTCTGTTTCTGCAGAGAAATGGGCATTCCCGCTAATCGAATTATGAACATTTGCCCCTCCTAAGTTTTCAGAGGAGATTTTTTCACCTGTAACCGTTTCAATTACTTTAGGACCCGTGATAAACATTTGGCTTGTTTTTTGTACCATAAACACAAAATCAGTAATTGCTGGTGAATACACAGCTCCTCCTGCACAAGGACCTAAAATAACCGATATTTGCGGAATAACCCCAGAGTATATTGCGTTTCGGTAAAACACATGTCCATACCCATCTAATGAATTGACCCCTTCTTGTATTCTCGCTCCTCCTGAATCGTTCAAACCTATAAAAGGGGTTCCGTTTTGATAAGCTAGATCCATCACTTCAGCAATTTTTTTTGCGTGCATTTCACCAAGGGCTCCTCCAAATACGGTGAAATCTTGAGAGAATAAATAAATAGGGCGTCCATTAACCTTTCCATACCCTGTCACAACTCCGTCTCCAGCTGCTTTTTTCTCCCCTAAGCCAAAATCGTGACAGCGATGCT
This portion of the Bacillus carboniphilus genome encodes:
- the rnz gene encoding ribonuclease Z; amino-acid sequence: MEIQFLGTGAGIPAKERNVSSIALMLLEERNQIWLFDCGEATQHQILHTKIKPRKIEKIFITHLHGDHIFGLPGLLGSRSFQGGEELLTIYGPKGIKEFVETSLSVSTTYLKYPLQIVEIEETGIIFEDDTFEVQVELLEHGIPSYGYRVIEKDLPGKLQVDKLINEGIQPGPIYSQLKDGEKVVLEDGRIINGQDYIGEAKKGRIVTVLGDTRFCQASMELAKDADVLIHEATFSEKEEKLAFNYFHSTTKQAAQVAKRANVGCLWLTHISSRYQSSLQIQSLLQEAKKTFSNTYIANDLVEIDVLREQIEL
- a CDS encoding M20/M25/M40 family metallo-hydrolase; the encoded protein is MQWQTKQQLKELLCTLVEHPTVTLTEGEASFSEQLFYRLKKFPYFKKNEEFLNLHPLRDGRAVLTALVKKPNVSKTVILLSHFDVVDVQDYGYLKPLAFQPEQLTHELTQQKDRLPLQVVQDMEHGEWLFGRGIMDMKAGLTVQLSMLERAMKGEFDGNVLLLTVPDEEVNSEGMLAAVPALNELAKKHALTYQACVNSEPMFAKVPNDEDRYVYTGSIGKLLSGFFCKGIEAHVGEPFSGFNPNFMVSKINEKMELNPSFCEKAEGEVTPPPTNLMQKDLKEEYSVQTPHESVSMFNIFTMDRPFSQIHKQLLSVAQEAAKEIEEHLKKRAIAYSEMVPFEPLAHKVNVFTYEQLLEKAIERFGEQEVFRRLDYVASNRGELGDRDFSTKLVAELAALLSEDSPMIVLFYSPPFYPSVSSKEDELIENVCSNLIDFARDQYHIRLQRQYYFPGLSDLSFVQLRDSVNIDLLTTNMPLYGKGYSLPLEEMKEINVPVINVGPVGRDPHKWTERLDIQYTFEYLPELLSYTIESLLK
- a CDS encoding GNAT family N-acetyltransferase — translated: MEIKIDDLSGNAVAILLEEHMDGMKQHSPLESIHALDLDELKKQEITFWSVWEHDELLGCGALKELDKEHGEVKSMRTSSQHLRKGVAKLVLQHIMDEARRRGYKRLSLETGSMEAFEPARTLYISFGFHYCKPFDDYIEDENSVFMTKVL
- the zwf gene encoding glucose-6-phosphate dehydrogenase produces the protein METTTYPKAVIVIFGATGDLAKRKLYPSIHRLFNNNQIGDEFAVIGVARRPWTNDLFREKVKESIQTPITTDEEIDSFTSHFYYHPFDVTDKSSFQDLMSLMNDLDGQYRTEGNRMFYLAMAPEFFGTIAQNIQEYGLKETNGWTRLVIEKPFGHNFESAKKLNDELREAFDEKQIYRIDHYLGKEMVQNIEVIRFANAIFEHLWNNRFISNIQITSSELLGVEDRGKYYESSGALRDMVQNHMLQMVALLAMEPPIKLTTDEVRSEKVKALRSIRPLTKQSTFDHFVRGQYGKGEIEEEHVDGYREDPNVDSESNTETFVAGKIMIDNYRWAGVPFYIRTGKRMKEKLTKIVVEFKDLPMNLYNNGSGKKQTNLLVIHIQPDEGITLHLNAKQSDGTRTIIPIQLDYCNNCINGINTPEAYEKLIYDCMNGDATNFTHWDEVALSWQFVDTISKAWESQKAEFPNYTSGSMGPDDADKLLEKDGFNWW
- the namA gene encoding NADPH dehydrogenase NamA, which encodes MNEGVFSPYTIKGVTLKNRIVMSPMCMYSSTDENGKLQAFHWTHYISRAVGGVGLVMLEATAISPEGRISSQDLGIWNDEHVEDLKMLVAEMQTYGTKTAIQLAHAGRKATVDGKILAPSAIAFNENFSIPNEMTYEDIKQTIEAFQNAASRAKQASFDIIELHGAHGYLINEFLSPLTNKREDIYGGNQVNRYRFLKDIIDAVKEVWDGALFVRISANDYQKEGLTVNDYITYCKWMKEQGVDLIDVSSGGVVPASIDVYPGYQIDYGEKIRQHVKVATGAVGMITSGLQAEEIIRNERADLVFIGRALLKNPYLPKVFADELDVPIDPPKQYSRGW
- a CDS encoding cyclase family protein; protein product: MKFYDVTTPIYQGMTVYKNKPEKQPIIKTTTNEHVTESRIDMDLHTGTHVDAPLHMINDGDTMETIQIKELVRPVKVFDVTHVEDRIKKSDVAGLNIEKDDFILFKTKNSFEDSFNFDFIFVAEDLAKYLAEIGIKGVGVDGLGIERSQPGHPTHRTLFDEKIIVMEGLRLKDITEGEYFMVASPLPIKGVDASPARVLLFEDNLSG